Proteins co-encoded in one Solea senegalensis isolate Sse05_10M linkage group LG8, IFAPA_SoseM_1, whole genome shotgun sequence genomic window:
- the LOC122773282 gene encoding gap junction delta-2 protein, with protein MGDWTILGRFLSEVQNHSTVIGKIWLTMLLIFRILLVALVGDAVYSDEQSKFTCNTRQPGCSNVCYDTFAPVSHLRFWVFQIVLVSTPSIFYIVFVLHKIAKDERQADQSAHVLAQRPPRQTGGHMGKDGIVSPGMPTYCPHYTEDWDMRDSDGLEESFLAQDCGELEEDPTQQSNQVLLIYILHVLLRSVMEITFLVGQYFLFGFEVPHLYRCQTYPCPTRTDCFVSRATEKTIFLNFMFSISLGCFVLNIAELHYLGWVHIFRVLHSTCSTCCSQDREMVRLYSNHNPLLLHFRHSLRGQLVLQTPAAMVPEKSVGLLTHAPAISFETDSTVECISKRNPESRDKVKVKLANMTRMGRIKSWL; from the coding sequence ATGGGTGACTGGACCATACTTGGTCGCTTCCTGTCGGAGGTTCAGAATCACTCTACAGTGATAGGCAAGATCTGGCTCACCATGCTGCTCATTTTCCGTATCCTGCTGGTGGCATTGGTGGGTGACGCTGTCTACAGCGACGAGCAGTCAAAGTTCACCTGTAACACACGGCAGCCCGGCTGTAGCAACGTCTGCTATGACACATTTGCTCCTGTTTCACATCTGCGGTTCTGGGTCTTCCAAATTGTGCTGGTCTCCACCCCATCTATTTTTTACATAGTTTTTGTTCTGCATAAAATCGCCAAGGATGAGAGGCAAGCTGACCAAAGCGCACATGTGTTAGCACAGAGGCCCcccagacagacaggtggacacATGGGAAAGGATGGCATAGTGAGTCCTGGCATGCCCACTTACTGTCCACATTACACAGAGGATTGGGACATGAGGGATAGCGATGGATTAGAAGAAAGCTTTCTGGCACAGGATTGTGGCGAATTAGAGGAGGACCCAACCCAGCAGTCCAACCAAGTTCTACTTATCTACATTCTTCACGTGTTACTACGATCTGTCATGGAGATAACCTTCCTGGTGGGCCagtacttcctgtttggttttGAGGTGCCTCACCTGTACCGCTGTCAGACCTACCCTTGCCCTACCCGTACAGACTGTTTTGTGTCACGTGCCACGGAGAAGACTATCTTCCTGAACTTCATGTTCAGCATCAGCCTGGGCTGCTTCGTGCTCAACATCGCAGAGCTCCACTACCTTGGCTGGGTCCACATTTTCCGCGTCCTCCACTCAACTTGCTCGACTTGCTGCAGTCAGGACAGGGAAATGGTCAGACTGTACTCAAACCACAACCCTCTCCTGCTGCATTTCAGGCATTCTCTGAGGGGCCAGCTTGTTCTGCAGACCCCAGCAGCCATGGTCCCAGAGAAGTCAGTAGGTCTGCTTACACATGCCCCAGCTATCTCCTTTGAGACAGACTCCACTGTGGAATGCATCTCCAAGAGAAATCCAGAGAGCAGAGACAAAGTGAAGGTCAAGTTGGCCAACATGACCAGAATGGGACGTATTAAGTCTTGGTTATGA
- the LOC122773281 gene encoding vascular endothelial zinc finger 1-like isoform X3, with protein MEPSWSTFLFQQANEALHHQHQVAGNSLLPLLNSGTEPPDQKPVLPIPLDQKPPVSAAELLKDNVASGTGGGGGGPPLAVVKKEPKSKTPFICGYCNKAFRDSYHLRRHESCHTGIKMVSRPKKMQTAPTMVPLISTVPRENSGNASYITTVAGILTTATTSTSTGTSVMTPMQHQQQQSFPKKPAKPVKKNHGCDMCGKAFRDVYHLNRHKLSHSDEKPFECPICQQRFKRKDRMTYHVRSHDGGVHKPYICSVCGKGFSRPDHLSCHVKHVHSSERPFKCQVTACTSAFATKDRLRSHMIRHEGKVTCSICGKMLSAAYITSHLKTHGQANFSNPCNNKDANNVHNSATTTPVTNSAAITSSMNRGNNASNPVTIAAQMNIATSTVNITSPINLQHPVTITGPVNLTSVNIPTTAHMNIAHPVAITTPMPMNITGPLNIAMRPMESMPFLSQVLPSSPPW; from the exons ATGGAACCGAGCTGGAGTACGTTTTTGTTTCAG CAGGCCAATGAGGCTCTGCATCACCAGCACCAAGTAGCCGGGAATAGCCTCTTGCCTTTGCTCAATTCTGGAACTGAGCCACCTGATCAAAAACCGGTGCTGCCAATTCCCTTGGACCAGAAACCCCCTGTCAGTGCTGCAGAACTTCTTAAAGACAATGTGGCCAGTGGGAcgggtggaggaggtggtgggcCTCCTCTTGCCGTGGTCAAAAAGGAGCCCAAATCAAAAACACCTTTCATCTGTGGCTACTGCAACAAGGCTTTCCGAGACAGCTACCATCTGCGGCGACACGAGTCTTGCCACACCGGCATCAAGATGGTTTCAAGACCTAAGAAAATGCAAACAGCCCCCACCATGGTGCCGCTCATATCCACTGTACCACGGGAGAATAGCGGAAATGCTTCGTACATTACTACTGTAGCTGGTATCTTGACTACAGCCACCACGTCAACATCCACAGGTACTAGCGTCATGACTCCAATGCAacaccaacagcagcagagcttCCCTAAGAAGCCTGCCAAGCCAGTGAAAAAGAATCATGGCTGCGACATGTGTGGTAAAGCCTTCAGAGATGTATATCACCTCAACCGCCATAAGCTGTCACACTCTGATGAGAAGCCATTCGAGTGTCCCATCTGTCAGCAGAGGTTTAAGAGGAAGGACCGCATGACATACCATGTACGCTCCCATGATGGTGGCGTTCACAAACCTTACATCTGTTCTGTCTGTGGGAAAGGCTTCTCCAG ACCTGATCACCTAAGCTGTCATGTCAAGCATGTCCACTCCTCTGAGAGGCCATTCAAGTGCCAAGTTACG GCCTGTACCTCTGCTTTCGCTACCAAAGACCGTCTGCGCTCCCACATGATCAGGCATGAAGGCAAAGTGACCTGCAGCATCTGTGGTAAAATGCTAAGCGCTGCCTACATCACAAGTCACCTCAAGACACATGGCCAGGCCAACTTCAGCAACCCATGTAACAATAAAG ATGCCAACAACGTGCACAACTCGGCTACCACGACACCGGTCACCAACTCGGCAGCTATCACTTCATCTATGAACCGCGGTAACAACGCCAGCAACCCCGTCACCATCGCCGCTCAGATGAACATCGCCACCAGCACGGTCAACATCACGTCACCAATCAACCTGCAGCACCCCGTCACCATCACTGGCCCCGTGAACCTGACCTCCGTCAACATCCCGACGACGGCACACATGAATATCGCCCATCCGGTTGCTATCACCACTCCCATGCCCATGAATATCACCGGGCCGCTCAACATCGCCATGAGGCCCATGGAGAGCATGCCTTTTCTATCCCAAGTTCTGCCTTCCTCCCCTCCTTGGTAG
- the LOC122773281 gene encoding vascular endothelial zinc finger 1-like isoform X1: MEPSWSTFLFQQANEALHHQHQVAGNSLLPLLNSGTEPPDQKPVLPIPLDQKPPVSAAELLKDNVASGTGGGGGGPPLAVVKKEPKSKTPFICGYCNKAFRDSYHLRRHESCHTGIKMVSRPKKMQTAPTMVPLISTVPRENSGNASYITTVAGILTTATTSTSTGTSVMTPMQHQQQQSFPKKPAKPVKKNHGCDMCGKAFRDVYHLNRHKLSHSDEKPFECPICQQRFKRKDRMTYHVRSHDGGVHKPYICSVCGKGFSRPDHLSCHVKHVHSSERPFKCQVTACTSAFATKDRLRSHMIRHEGKVTCSICGKMLSAAYITSHLKTHGQANFSNPCNNKGISDWQWNHSGPRKGELTVGEILNNSFQVLIDNSHKDANNVHNSATTTPVTNSAAITSSMNRGNNASNPVTIAAQMNIATSTVNITSPINLQHPVTITGPVNLTSVNIPTTAHMNIAHPVAITTPMPMNITGPLNIAMRPMESMPFLSQVLPSSPPW, from the exons ATGGAACCGAGCTGGAGTACGTTTTTGTTTCAG CAGGCCAATGAGGCTCTGCATCACCAGCACCAAGTAGCCGGGAATAGCCTCTTGCCTTTGCTCAATTCTGGAACTGAGCCACCTGATCAAAAACCGGTGCTGCCAATTCCCTTGGACCAGAAACCCCCTGTCAGTGCTGCAGAACTTCTTAAAGACAATGTGGCCAGTGGGAcgggtggaggaggtggtgggcCTCCTCTTGCCGTGGTCAAAAAGGAGCCCAAATCAAAAACACCTTTCATCTGTGGCTACTGCAACAAGGCTTTCCGAGACAGCTACCATCTGCGGCGACACGAGTCTTGCCACACCGGCATCAAGATGGTTTCAAGACCTAAGAAAATGCAAACAGCCCCCACCATGGTGCCGCTCATATCCACTGTACCACGGGAGAATAGCGGAAATGCTTCGTACATTACTACTGTAGCTGGTATCTTGACTACAGCCACCACGTCAACATCCACAGGTACTAGCGTCATGACTCCAATGCAacaccaacagcagcagagcttCCCTAAGAAGCCTGCCAAGCCAGTGAAAAAGAATCATGGCTGCGACATGTGTGGTAAAGCCTTCAGAGATGTATATCACCTCAACCGCCATAAGCTGTCACACTCTGATGAGAAGCCATTCGAGTGTCCCATCTGTCAGCAGAGGTTTAAGAGGAAGGACCGCATGACATACCATGTACGCTCCCATGATGGTGGCGTTCACAAACCTTACATCTGTTCTGTCTGTGGGAAAGGCTTCTCCAG ACCTGATCACCTAAGCTGTCATGTCAAGCATGTCCACTCCTCTGAGAGGCCATTCAAGTGCCAAGTTACG GCCTGTACCTCTGCTTTCGCTACCAAAGACCGTCTGCGCTCCCACATGATCAGGCATGAAGGCAAAGTGACCTGCAGCATCTGTGGTAAAATGCTAAGCGCTGCCTACATCACAAGTCACCTCAAGACACATGGCCAGGCCAACTTCAGCAACCCATGTAACAATAAAG GCATAAGTGACTGGCAGTGGAACCACTCAGGGCCACGAAAAG GTGAGTTGACAGTAGGAGAGATTTTAAATAACTCCTTCCAAGTCCTAATTGACAACTCTCACAAAG ATGCCAACAACGTGCACAACTCGGCTACCACGACACCGGTCACCAACTCGGCAGCTATCACTTCATCTATGAACCGCGGTAACAACGCCAGCAACCCCGTCACCATCGCCGCTCAGATGAACATCGCCACCAGCACGGTCAACATCACGTCACCAATCAACCTGCAGCACCCCGTCACCATCACTGGCCCCGTGAACCTGACCTCCGTCAACATCCCGACGACGGCACACATGAATATCGCCCATCCGGTTGCTATCACCACTCCCATGCCCATGAATATCACCGGGCCGCTCAACATCGCCATGAGGCCCATGGAGAGCATGCCTTTTCTATCCCAAGTTCTGCCTTCCTCCCCTCCTTGGTAG
- the LOC122773281 gene encoding vascular endothelial zinc finger 1-like isoform X2: MEPSWSTFLFQQANEALHHQHQVAGNSLLPLLNSGTEPPDQKPVLPIPLDQKPPVSAAELLKDNVASGTGGGGGGPPLAVVKKEPKSKTPFICGYCNKAFRDSYHLRRHESCHTGIKMVSRPKKMQTAPTMVPLISTVPRENSGNASYITTVAGILTTATTSTSTGTSVMTPMQHQQQQSFPKKPAKPVKKNHGCDMCGKAFRDVYHLNRHKLSHSDEKPFECPICQQRFKRKDRMTYHVRSHDGGVHKPYICSVCGKGFSRPDHLSCHVKHVHSSERPFKCQVTACTSAFATKDRLRSHMIRHEGKVTCSICGKMLSAAYITSHLKTHGQANFSNPCNNKGISDWQWNHSGPRKDANNVHNSATTTPVTNSAAITSSMNRGNNASNPVTIAAQMNIATSTVNITSPINLQHPVTITGPVNLTSVNIPTTAHMNIAHPVAITTPMPMNITGPLNIAMRPMESMPFLSQVLPSSPPW; the protein is encoded by the exons ATGGAACCGAGCTGGAGTACGTTTTTGTTTCAG CAGGCCAATGAGGCTCTGCATCACCAGCACCAAGTAGCCGGGAATAGCCTCTTGCCTTTGCTCAATTCTGGAACTGAGCCACCTGATCAAAAACCGGTGCTGCCAATTCCCTTGGACCAGAAACCCCCTGTCAGTGCTGCAGAACTTCTTAAAGACAATGTGGCCAGTGGGAcgggtggaggaggtggtgggcCTCCTCTTGCCGTGGTCAAAAAGGAGCCCAAATCAAAAACACCTTTCATCTGTGGCTACTGCAACAAGGCTTTCCGAGACAGCTACCATCTGCGGCGACACGAGTCTTGCCACACCGGCATCAAGATGGTTTCAAGACCTAAGAAAATGCAAACAGCCCCCACCATGGTGCCGCTCATATCCACTGTACCACGGGAGAATAGCGGAAATGCTTCGTACATTACTACTGTAGCTGGTATCTTGACTACAGCCACCACGTCAACATCCACAGGTACTAGCGTCATGACTCCAATGCAacaccaacagcagcagagcttCCCTAAGAAGCCTGCCAAGCCAGTGAAAAAGAATCATGGCTGCGACATGTGTGGTAAAGCCTTCAGAGATGTATATCACCTCAACCGCCATAAGCTGTCACACTCTGATGAGAAGCCATTCGAGTGTCCCATCTGTCAGCAGAGGTTTAAGAGGAAGGACCGCATGACATACCATGTACGCTCCCATGATGGTGGCGTTCACAAACCTTACATCTGTTCTGTCTGTGGGAAAGGCTTCTCCAG ACCTGATCACCTAAGCTGTCATGTCAAGCATGTCCACTCCTCTGAGAGGCCATTCAAGTGCCAAGTTACG GCCTGTACCTCTGCTTTCGCTACCAAAGACCGTCTGCGCTCCCACATGATCAGGCATGAAGGCAAAGTGACCTGCAGCATCTGTGGTAAAATGCTAAGCGCTGCCTACATCACAAGTCACCTCAAGACACATGGCCAGGCCAACTTCAGCAACCCATGTAACAATAAAG GCATAAGTGACTGGCAGTGGAACCACTCAGGGCCACGAAAAG ATGCCAACAACGTGCACAACTCGGCTACCACGACACCGGTCACCAACTCGGCAGCTATCACTTCATCTATGAACCGCGGTAACAACGCCAGCAACCCCGTCACCATCGCCGCTCAGATGAACATCGCCACCAGCACGGTCAACATCACGTCACCAATCAACCTGCAGCACCCCGTCACCATCACTGGCCCCGTGAACCTGACCTCCGTCAACATCCCGACGACGGCACACATGAATATCGCCCATCCGGTTGCTATCACCACTCCCATGCCCATGAATATCACCGGGCCGCTCAACATCGCCATGAGGCCCATGGAGAGCATGCCTTTTCTATCCCAAGTTCTGCCTTCCTCCCCTCCTTGGTAG